A window of Cuculus canorus isolate bCucCan1 chromosome 20, bCucCan1.pri, whole genome shotgun sequence genomic DNA:
AGACCCATGGTGACTAATATGCTATTCTGTGCTTGCTTTAGCACCACTGCCGTAAGCTGAAAGGTAACAGAGGGAGGAGTCCAATATGACTGGCGGATACAGAATGGAGTCTGCAAGAAACCAGGCTGCTCCTCCTTACTCCCACAGGTAGCATTTCCTGACCACCTGAAACACCACGGTTGCTAGAACCCATCTCTCTGACAATCAGGTTTGTCTAGAGAAAAAAGCTTCCAGGATTGCATCTCAGATTGAAAAAGCCAAAAACGAGGACACTACATAACATAAAGGATTACTTGCATGGCGTCAGTGACTGACTTGGGAAAATCCAAAGCCATTCTGACAGCATCGTAACAAAAGCATAATGATAGTTACAGCATAAAACTGAACAATGTTACTTCATACAGGAGAAAAGCCAGTAAGCTCTTGCCCAGGCCCTCTCTGGGTTGTTCCTGAGCAGAACAGATACCTTCCTTTGTAACTGAATAATGAATTCATTTAGAGGTGCTGGAACATGAGGAATGTCTGTAGGTCAGAGTCGAAGAATGCTCGCAGAGGTCTATGCAGACTCAAAAGTAAAGCTGAACTGATGAGGCAGGAGTCATGGCTGCGTTAGCTTTGCATTGGCAAGGAAATCCTCTTCTGACCAGTTTGTATTGCATTACGAAGGTTACAGCTAGTTTCAGCCAATATTATTATAAAGGCCTTGTCATTCTTATCTTTTGTCCCTTGTTTCTGTTCATCCTTCTCATGCAACTGAACAGATACTGTTTGTTGTGTTCTCCCCGCCTTTAGATTCACACCAGTCAAAAATAACTACACTTCCGAAGAAGAGCACTCTTGTAaccaaaaagaaacccaaatcaATCAAACCACGCCCCCCAAGCTAGGTCGTACCACATCTTCCTCGACTCCCATAGTCAAAGGGAAACTTTCCCATTATGGCGGGGAAAACACTGACATACCTGGTGTAGGAGTATTTATTGTTGCTTCTGTTATAAAGCAGCTTAACAACAGGCTATTgggagacaaagaaaaaaagcagaaaaggtaaGTTCTGTGTTTGAATACAGTTTGCAAAAATTCAGTTTCTCACTGGACAggtgtggaaaaataattactttcattGACGATTCGATCAgcctctcttcttcttttggTGAGGTGATAATAGGGATGCTGCAGACGGGTTCGTACAACTCTTTCTTatcctgttttaaagaaagaagagacagaggaaaTCAACTTGAGAGATAAATGCTAAAGCTATTATCTGCTGCtgtcttctccagcccctccagccaTGTTCCCAAATCCTGtgatgcaaagaaaaagccCTGTGTTGCCATGGTAATGACACAGCGTTACCTTGATCTGCAACCCAGAAATACAGCCGAGAGATTTCTTATCCCCAGAAGGCAGCAGTAATTGAAGTACTGGGATGCAGGTGGATGTCCTTTCTAGCTATAGCAAGGACTAAGCTCCAGCTGTATTTGGTTTAAGTGAGTTTATTATTCTATCCTTTCTTGAAGAAAAGGCTAAGAAGAGTTTGCCCTGGTTCTAATCAACTCAAAACACTGCAGTATATAAGGACATCAGCCACTATAAGCTAAACACTGGGCAAGAACAGCATGTCACTGAAATAGACTTCAGCCCTTGCAATACAAAAGCAACACTCAACAGCATAAGGTACACTCTGTGGCTCCTGATTCCTCATGTAGCAAATTAAGGAAAGCTCCATAGCTAATAGGAAAGCCTTAgagcattttgtttttaaaggactgGTTTTAAATTTCAAACCAGAAGGAAAATTGTCAGTGtggctttgcatttctttcagtggATACAAGAAGTACATTGAAACTAGTAATTAATAAATATCTCAGAATCTAAGATTTGTCCTGCAAGAAACATCCATTTCACAATCCTAAGACTAGTAACTAGTTATATAGACTGCGTGTGGGCTAACCTTATTGAAAAGCTGGCAGAACATGCTGATTTCAATCAGCTGAATTCACAAGGACGCTTCAAGTGAATAAAGCTACTCTGGGCTTATGTATTTGCAAAGAGTAGCAGTAAACTCATACAAAGAAAAGTCCTTGAAGCAATCAGTGCTCACCATGGAGgtctttttctctgtaagaatcaaacttaaaaaaagaagttaccaTGTTTTCAAAGATTCAAACTCATTCTGGCTATAAGTATTACCTAATCAGAAGTGACATAACTTAGGGGAAATTAAGACAAATGCCATAAGGACATATGGCCaaaataataatgtttattcaatcagtttcctttaaatttctggcttttatttcatttcaaacaagAACTCATTCACTATCTAtttcctaaataaaataaaccagaacAGAACCAGTCCCTCTATTTAAATGACAAATTGTGAATACAGTTTCTGCTTTATTCATCCTCCTGGCACCCCAGTGAAGTAGAAAAGTGCTACTATCCCCATTCTGAGGGGGCAGCCGGACACCCGGATGGAAGtgcaaagagaaaggatttaCCCATCACCATAATGGACATCTCCAAAATGACAGGAACTCGACCCTACGTTTCACACATTCTGGACTCTCATAATCTAACCAGGAAACAAACTTTCTCTTCTTATAAAGAACTAGCTCTCTTGATAATGCAACCTCTTCACTAACTGTACTGGATGCCTGTACATTTAGGACTTGGTGCTATCTCTAAGGCCGTGAAACTCCCTCTCAAGTTGTCTTAAGTAAATGTTATAAGCAGTAACACCCATGAAAAACTTTACAGGTTCCCTGTGCTCCTTACCTGCAGGGCTGCCTGGCACATGTCCACTAAGCCCTGAATGAGATAATATTTGGCTTCTGCCATCAACTCTTTGATCTCTTGTCTGTGTTTTGGAAGTGCAATTGTATCATCTCGGAGATAGTTTAAAATTGTTCCAAAGTGCTTCCCACAACGGTCTATAAGGATCCAGCCTGAAAAAGAACCATCCCATCATTTCAATCGCCTCAACACCAGGGGGCAAGGGAAAGCTCTGCACAGAGGTTAAACAAGCCTAATGCCTGAAACCACACATGACACGCTTACCATTTCATTCCGTGGAAGTCTTCACCAACTTTGATCAATCTGAAGTGATTACAGAACTCAAACTGGCAGTGAGGCTGCTCCTTTGGTACTTCCCGTACGTTCACTCTGCTTTTCAGCACTCCAAAAGCAAAGCCTCAAGCTAAAAACACTTGGCTTCTGCTCACAAAACACCAAAATTGCTGCATGAACCTGACTGCAGCAATTTGACCAGTCAGTGGCTGCCTGACCAAAATGATcagctctgctttgtcttttctgcaTTAGGGTCTGATTAAAGGAAGCTAGAGGAGGTCACTAgtttacatagaatcatagaatagtttgggttggaagggaccttaaaaatcagcTAGTTCCagaccccctgccatgggcagggacacctcccactagaccaggctgttcaagggcccatccagcctggccttgaacacctctagggatggggcagccaccacgtccttgggcaacttgttccagtgcctcaccactctcattgtgaagaaactcctccttacgtctagtctaaatatgcccctctccagtttatacccattgtcccttgttctatcactacaagcctttgtaaacagtccctccccagctttcttgtagcccctccagGCACATCTATTTAACTGATTATCCAAGCTGTACAAaccttaacaaaaaaaagctaattGTTACGTAGGTTGCTTCTTTTAGAGGCTTGTCATATTCCTAGCTACATGGAAGTGTGCTGTGTTTGTATGGAATAACTGTAGGAATGGCTATTGCAGCATAATGCTGGGCAACCAGAAACTTAGCAATGTGCAAGAGGGGACTAGAAGAGAAAATTCACAAGTGTTTGCAACAAGTAGATCTGGGCTAAGTTCTGTGGCCTAACGAGAAGGATTTGGCAGTTTTACAACCACAGCTTCCACTGTTTGGAGTTAAAGAGAAGTCTTCTGAAGATTCTAAAAGGTAGACTGGCCCAGAAAATCTAGTATGGGGAAAAGGCTGTTCCAGTCTCCAAATAGGAGCAAAGAACACGACAGAGACAGATCAGGAGGAAGCGGAAAGAGGACGCAGCACAGGAAACGGTAGCAGACAGATGGTTCTTGCCATTTTAAAACACCCCTGAAGTTACATTCACTAGGAAACAGGATGTATGACTTGCTAGCAAACAATAGCCATGTGGGATGCTCACAGGCAGAGGGCTTAATATGGAAAAGGATTTGGCTCCGTAATGTGGGAGGCAGGCAGAAAATTGTTATTTTGGGACCTAGGTACAGGAAACACCACAGGAAAGCAGACTAAACCACTGCTAGACTCTCCAGCTGTAGCTGTCAGAACACAAACCTTGTCCTCCACTAGGGCTGAGGCTCCTACACAAAACCACTGCACTAAATGGGTTTAATTGTTTCTAATGCACAACAAGACCCAGCCTACTCAAGAGGAACTTGGTGTAAATGACATACAAAATGCACAAGGCCTTGTTTCAATGTAAGAACCCCCCCTGCTGTGCATCCAGGTTCAACTGGTGTACCTAGGGCATGCAGAAGGGCTTTCACatatttcagaaacactgaGAGGCTAAGTGGTTGCTGACCTCTCAGCCTTGTCACAGTGCCATAACCCTCATTCCCAAGGCAACACTTCACCCTGGACTAAAGAGAGGAAAACGAAAGCACTCGTTGCCATTGCTGATATCAGTCTCCTCGCTTGTTCTAGTCTCTGTAATTCATTATGATTGGTAGAATGCCAATATCCTGTGTCCAGCGGGAGGTGATGTGCAGCTTAACTGACGGCTCAATACTGTCACAGCATCGTAAGCCTCAAGCACAATGTGCtactgggaagaagaaaaaagaattttcgACATAACAAGCAAGGCTACTCtgagttttaaaaatgcaaatggaaTGCCCCTCCCCACGTGCGCATTTTGAATGATGCCACTACCTGACACTACACAAGCGACAGCCCACGGACTGTCTGTTCACCCCTTAAAACAATATCAACAATCTGCGTACCAGCTGCGATCATAGGAGAGAGAACCCATCCTTCCGCTAGTTAATTTTAGTAacaaaagaacacatttttataaAGCACAGAGGATTGTTAGCGCCGATGGGAGTTGGCTGCTTAATGTTGCAAGTTATTTTTGGAATATATCTTTCCCTACATCCTCAACTGAGCATAGTcctaagatattttaaaaacacaccaCAAAAACCCTGTTGTTTCACAAAATTCTCAACAACAAAAGACATCCCTTACCTTCCTTGTCCGTGAGCACCTCCATTCTGCCGCTGAACATGGCCTTAAGCATTGTGTCGTGCCGGGTCAGCACTTGCACTGTGGTGTAATACAAAGAACCCCCAACGTTCAGTCGCACGTACTTGTTACCAAGGCTGCCCGCTTTGAAGCTGCAAATTTTGGGCTTGGGCCCCGCCGCTGGACAAAGGGTGGTGGTGAGACAGGTGTCCCCCGACATCTCCTTCTGTAGGTAGATGACAACCCTGCAGAGCGTGGGCTTGATGGATTCCGCCGTGATTGAGGAGGAGTCACGAGCCACCAGATGAGGATGGTGTGGCAGAAACGGTCATAACCACTGAACCCTTGAAAGAGAGATGTGCAGGATCAATATGGCAGCCTGGAATTTCCATTACAACAGAAACAGGAAGCCTATGTTAAAGAGGAAGCAATTCCAAGGACACGTCTACCTCCATTCTGATTAAAGAAGATGTAGGCATTTTTCAGACGACTGACGCAGCAATACAACGCATTAAAGTTATAGCTGGGCTGATGTTGGTGAGGCACGTTCAATGTTTCCAGACTTCCTGTCACTTCCTCTCCAGCCAACACAACAAACACCATATGACACCACAGGTCACATTTAAACACTAGCTGGAATTCGTCTCCCCCTCAGTTCCCTGAAGGAATGCAACTCTTTGTGCAAAGCTGAAACGCAGCAGAGGAGTTTTCtgcccttcctgctgctggggcagaTATCCGGGTGTGTGAGGCTTGTTGGTGATTTGATTTTTACTGGACACATTTACAAATGCCTCTTGGAATGCCCCCACGTGGAAACGCTGGACCATGATGTCCTATTTCCTGACAACTCCTTTCATTCAAAactctccttcctccatcctGGAATGCTGTgacttcaatttaaaaaaatgaaagcttaaCACCACCCTCCATTAAGTGGGCCCAGTGGGGAACATTGGTGTGCGCCAAACACTCAGCTAGACCgtccctgctgctttctctcccaGTCTCACCACGCTTACCTTTTCACTGACAATAAGCTTAAAATGGAAACCAAGAGAACCCCCTACGTCttcctaaaaaaattaatttttaaaaatattgtaactgtcccaggctgcccacagaagttgtggctgctccatccctggaggtgttcaaggccaggttggatgggtctttaaacaacttgatccagtgggaggtgtccctgcccattgcaggggggtttgaactgggtgacctttaaggtcacttccaacctaaactattctatgatcctatgattctaaataaaaGAATGCAACTCTAACAGGCCAGATACGAAGTTCTTTAGGGGAAAAGCACAAATACAAGTTTCTTACCTATACTTCTAACAGTAATTATTGTTCTCAAAAGCATTTTGCTGTTgagttttgttgggtttttttaagactcTCTCAGACTACAAAtatctcctcccttccctgtcccATGCCTGTGGCACGTGAGTAACCTTTTACAAATAACTATAATAACCTGCTAATTATATTGCTGTTTGTCCTacattcctcttcctcttcaccCCACCTCAGCTTTCAACAGACAAAGACCCACAGCTGTCCACATGCACAGCAAAGGCCTTGGCAGCTACAGACAGCACCTTAAATTGCCAGAGATCTGAATAACTACAGGACTTACAACACCACCTCTCCTAGAACGTTATTTCGTCATTCCTAACTCAATTATTCTAACAAAGGTTACACTACAAACAATGCTTATTAAATAACAAGTAATTCAAATACTGTACAGATCAGCAAGACACAAATCCAGTGAAACTATTTTGGTGCCCAGAAAGCCCAGTTTATCTATAAACACATTAGCTGAACTCCCACCACCTGCCATTGTTCTTTGCTTTCAACTCACCACCATCAAGAAACACAACAGCTCCAGCCTACATCTGGGTCAGACAAAGCATTTTCCGGCCACGTCACTGGACTCAAGCTGTCCACAACCAAATCCAAGCCAAAGGCGACTACACACGACAAGTGGAATTGGCCAGGAAAGCAATTCCCTACTGGCAAGCAAGCAGCAGCCAAAACTTGTTTGCATGGTCACAGTGTTATATGAAGAGTTAATTACTCAAAGCAAGCAACGTCACAGAGAAATCAGTCAGACACTGTCCCAGCACTGCAAGAACAGTTCATCCTCGCTGGCCAGGGGTGTTTGCCATGATTCATCACAGagaccagcagcagctccacccACGGGGCAGCTGGGCCCTTGGGCAACAATGGGGACATACCTCAGCACATAGCACTTGTCACAACACTCAGCCTTGGCCCCTCGCAGCCCCTGCTGCAGAATAGGGTGTGCAGGCAGCCAGACCCTCTGTAATGGAGAAGAAGCCCTGAAACCGAACATGCCGGCAATAAACTCTCTAGGACTTGTTCTGGAGTTTGAGAAAGCAAGTACcttttatcaggcctgggcaacacgagggagtgatctccattGATcgtgtgcagtgagacaagagctgggacagaattGATTTCCCACTCATCCACTTTCCCAGGATTCTTGTCCACATTCCATTattttccaaggactaattttaatgttaatatGAACTttacaacagtcaaaactctgctaatttggagctctggagccagctctgcccgaccttgcatttgagatgcgGAAATGCTGCCAGCAGAGGGGATTTCAGGAGAcccctctgttcagcacagatcagtgAATACAAGACCTAATAGTGCCTGGAAAAAACACCATTTAAAACTAAATCATGTCGACAGAGGGGCGTTCTACCTAACTTTTAAAAAACGCAGTTACGTGTACaaactctactttagcttaaatcaaaccATTCCACTTTTTGTCAGGTTAACTACATTTTGTAGGTGTGACCCGCCTCGGGGACGCGGGGAGGCGCTGCGTCCCCCACCCGCTGCGGGGAAGGCGGGCGGAGGACGGGAAAgggggaaagcagcagaaaaggggaaaagcagcGGGAAAGGGGGACGGAGACGGGGACCGGGAAGGGATCGGCCCCCGGCGCCCGCCCCCCGGCGGCTCCCCTGTTCCCGCCGCAGCGCCGGCCCGCACCGCCAAGCCGGGCCGGGCCCTACCCGTCGGCACCTGGGAAGGCCAACAGGGGCTGTCGGACACGGGAGGCGGCCGGATCGGTGGCCCCGGCGCTCCTCACTCGGCGCCTCAGCTCATTTCCTCCGCGAAACCGCAACCCGGACGAGCTTCCCCGCGCTGGGACTGCAGCTCCCGGCATACCCCGCGGCGGGCGGTTACACCGCGCTCTGCCAGGACTACATCTCCCGTCGTGTCCCGGGGCGCTGGGACTACGTCTGATAGAGTGGCCTACCAGTACTACATCTCCCAGCACGCCCCGCGGCTCCTCGACAGCGTCTTACACTGTGTCTTGCCAGGACTACATTCCCCATCGTGCCTCGCGGCGCAGAGTCCACGACTCATACCGTGCGCTTACCGGACTACATCTCCCGTCGTGCCCCGCGGCGGCCATTCGCGCCGCTCGGCTCGGGCAGCTCGGAGGCCGCGGGCGATGGCGCAGGCGGTGCTTGGCGCGGCGGGCCTGCACCTGGACGACCTGAACAAACTGCGGGTATTGGAGCCGGCCTTGGGGCAGCAGACGGCCCAGCTGCGCGAGGAGTGCCGGGCCTTCCTCGACAGTGAGTCCTGCTGGGAGCCCGGGCCGGTACTGGGGCTGGGGCGGTGCCAGAGAGGGTGGGGGCTTGTGCTCAGGGGAATGGGcggggaggaagaggagtggGATACAGGCCGGGCGCTGGGGgctgctcttctctcttctttctcttctggcCCCTCACAGCCTGCCTGGTAGCCAGGAACATCCTATGTAtgaattttcccagaaatcttacacATGTTCAGTTACTTGTCATGGAGAAAttgaacttcacaacagtcaaaagtCTTGCTAATTCGGAGcaggctccagctctgcctgaccttgcgtTTGAGAGGGGAGATGAGGGAAGGAATAAGTCATTGTGTTAAGGGAATGAATTAACTTAAGCAATAATAACAATTATTataagaagaggaggctgaagggaaaccttgttgctctctgcagctcctagAAAGAAGGTTGGAGCaagatgggtgctgggctcttctccctaGTATTGaggggtaggatgagaggaaatggcctcaagttgtgccaggggaggtttagattggatattagaatagatttcttcaccaaagggctttctcaggcactggaacagctgcccagggcagtggtggagtcaccatccctgaaggaaTTTAAAACCCGGGCAGCGAGGCGCTCAGGGCTGGTTCAGTAGTGtacagggatggttggacttgacctcaaaggtcttttccaatcaaatgattctatgaatctgtcaatcaaatcttggccagcttgcagttagaaagaatgtgattgtaacaggagtttagcctttttactagttgaaacaaggaacaaatcaATTATTGAAAGGAGagtgctgcagcaggaacaaaggacatATCTGAGCTCACCAAGAAGACATGGTGAGGAAGGAGATGAGATAAAGACTATCAGAggcttctgaagacacaaacaAACTGTTATGTGCATACAGGAGTGGGTGATAAACTATGATAATAAATTCCTGGAAAAACAATGGACGTGTAACGTGTTTCTGGGAATCTGTATGGATATGttatgtttaaccagtataaaagtcatgTAACCAGTCTCAGTAGTTGGACACATTAGGTGGATTACTCATGTGTACCTCGGTGCCGTTTATTAAAAGAATAgctgcttaataatcaaattggcattgattattgagtttggcttttcacGGCCTCagagagactgcaaacagaggtgattgcCGAAGAAGACACCTCTGTTCAGCGCAGATCACAAGACGTTATCATCTCCCAAGAATgaacagtttctgaaaaaacactgtctgaaagaaaacatgccatCAGAGAGGCCTTCTGTCAAACGTTCAAAAAGACACAattgcttagatgaaacttaattctagcttaaataaaaaatactccactttttgtaatagtaactacttcttgtatcacttGCACGGTCGTACTTACAGTGCACTCTAAAAACCACAGCACGTTGTGGAAGTGTTGGTCTGCAGGCAAGTTTTGAGTCTTAAActtcactttttctttgcagaaatagCAGAATTTCAAAAAATTGTGGGTAGCTTAATCGAACTTGTTGATCGACTGGCAAAAGCTGCTGAGAGTGAGAAGATGAAGGTAAGGAAGCTATTAGCAACTGGcttgctgtgctctgctctgtgcttggaAACCagatctctctctgcctcctctcaCAGCACGAGTCTCTCTGTCAGCCTTGCACAGGCA
This region includes:
- the TNFAIP1 gene encoding BTB/POZ domain-containing adapter for CUL3-mediated RhoA degradation protein 2; this translates as MSGDTCLTTTLCPAAGPKPKICSFKAGSLGNKYVRLNVGGSLYYTTVQVLTRHDTMLKAMFSGRMEVLTDKEGWILIDRCGKHFGTILNYLRDDTIALPKHRQEIKELMAEAKYYLIQGLVDMCQAALQDKKELYEPVCSIPIITSPKEEERLIESSMKPVVKLLYNRSNNKYSYTSNSDDNLLKNIELFDKLSLRFNGRVLFIKDVIGDEICCWSFYGQGRKLAEVCCTSIVYATEKKQTKVEFPEARIYEETLNVLLYETPRVPDNSLLEATSRSRSQASHSEDDEGFELRDRVRRIHVKRYSTYDDRQLGH
- the IFT20 gene encoding intraflagellar transport protein 20 homolog isoform X1 is translated as MAQAVLGAAGLHLDDLNKLRVLEPALGQQTAQLREECRAFLDKIAEFQKIVGSLIELVDRLAKAAESEKMKAIGARNLLKSIAKQREAQEQQLQALIAEKKVQLERYRIEYETLCKTEADQNEFIDQFIFQK
- the IFT20 gene encoding intraflagellar transport protein 20 homolog isoform X2 is translated as MAQAVLGAAGLHLDDLNKLRVLEPALGQQTAQLREECRAFLDKIAEFQKIVGSLIELVDRLAKAAESEKMKAIGARNLLKSIAKQREAQEQQLQALIAEKKVQLERCDFIEERNGQILV